Within the bacterium genome, the region ACCTGGAGCTGGCGCCGGGCAAAACGCTGCCCACCTGCCATCGCTTCCTCGACACGCGCCAGAATTTCTCCGATGAAGTGATCCGGCAAGCCCTGCGCGATCTGCAGGCCGAGGGCGCAAAAGCGATTGTCGCCGCCGAGGCCTTCTCCGTCGAAAATCCCCGCTACGAACAGCAAGTGTTGGATTGCGCCCGCGCAATGGGCCTGCCTGCCACGGCCACCCAGCAGGTCTCGCAGTTGTACGGTCTGCGCATGCGCACCCGCACTGCCGTCCTCAACGCCAGCATTCTGCCGGTGATGCTCGCCACCACCGACGTGATGGAGCGCAGCCTGCGCGAAGCCGGCATTCAGGCGCCGTTGATGATCATGCGTTCGGACGGCGGCGTGATGGATGTCAAGGGCATGCGCGAGCGCCCGGTACTGACGTTGCTCTCCGGTCCGGCCGCGGGTATTGCCGGCGCCTTGATGTACGCTTCGCTGTTCGAAGGCATTTTTCTGGAAGTCGGCGGCACCAGCACGGACCTCAGTCTGATTCATCGCGGCCAGGTGGCGGTGCGCACGGCGCGCATCGGGCCGCACCAGCTTTATGTGAAGGCGCTCGATACCCGCACCGTGGGCGTGGCCGGCGGCAGCATGATTCGGCTGCAGCACGGCCAGATTCACGACGTCGGCCCGCGCAGCGCGCACATTGCCAAGATGCCCTATGAAGCCTTCAGCCTGATCACCGATCTCCACGACGCCGAGCCGACGCTTGGCGCGCCCAGCAGCGGCGATCCCGGCGATTACGTCTTCCTGCAACATCAGGAAAAAAAGTTTGCCCTCACGCTCACCGGCGCCGCCAATTTCTTGGGCTATGTCCCGGACCATGATTATGCGCGCGGCGGCCAGAAAAACGTCGGGATGAGCTATGCCAAGCTCGGACGGTTGCTCGATCAAGCGCCGGACAAGGTCGCGGAAGCGGTGATGCAAGCCGGCTGCCGGAAGATTGCCGAAGCAGTGCGCAGCCTGATGAGCAGCAACGAGCTGCCGCGCGAGAGTCTCCGGCTGCTGGGCGCAGGTGGCGGCGCTGCCACGGTGGTGCCCTATGTCGCCAAGCTGCTCAATCTGCCCTTCACCGTGGTGTTGAACAGCGCCATTTTCTCGGCGATCGGGGTGGCACTCGCGATGATTCGGGAGACCATCGAGCGCAGCCTGGTCGATCCCACCGAAGAAGATTTGCTCAGCCTGCGCCAGGAAGCGGAGCGCGTCGTGCTGGCCATGGGCGCCTCGATGGAAAGCGTCGAGGTTAAAATCGAAGTGGACACGCGCCACAATCTCGTGCGCGCGATTGCCACCGGCGCCACCGACGCCCGCCTGCTGGAGAGAATCCGCCGGCCGGTTCCCGCCAACCAACGGGTGAGCGTGGCCGCCGGCGCGCTGGATACCGAGATCGAGGATATTCAAACGCTGGCGCATACCGGTTTCTTTACCGCCTATTCCGCGGTCAAAACCATTCCCCGCTTCTTTGGCCTGTTCAAAAGCAAGCGCCAACCGGTGGTGATCGTCGATCAGCACGGCGTGGTGCGGCTCACTTTCGAGCGCGCGGAACTCATGGAAATGACCGCCGGCGAGGGCCGCCAACGCTTGCGGGATTTCCTGGAGAGATGCACGCACTATGGTGACAGCGGCGCGTGGCTGCCCGGCATTCATTTGGCGATCGGGCCGCGGCTGGTGGATTTCTCCGGCTTGGTCAGTGTCAGCCAAATCGTCTCGCTCGGCGGGCATGAGCTGCAGCAATCCACCGCCGACTCGCCGGTCCTGCTGGTCGCGGATATGTTGAACTGAGGCGATTGAATACCGAGTTTAAACTGGTTGTGAGTGACATGTAATATCGACGCCGGCTTTCAGAGAAGCTGAAACCTGAAGCCAGCGGGCAGCCATAAGCCCGATTCGTGCATGGCACGATGCAACCACCACTGTCATCCAGTAAGGATCTCGTGAAGATTTGGGCGCCCTCCCGTGCCATTCACCTCAGAAGCTCGACGTGAAGCACGCGGAGAAGGACTCTCTTGATTCTAGAACTCCGCACTCACCGCGGTGCCGGCGGTTGCTTTGTGGTCAAGAATCTTTCAAAGTTCTATTCTAACTTTGAGCGCCTTACCGCCTACGCCAGATTTTAGATAAGCTGAGATCTGCAGCCCGGCGGGCAGCAGTGCACCCAACTGCTTTGCAGCACTACGAAATTACACGAAGTCAACACCGAAACCGCAGAGTCGCAGAGAACGCCGATCCAGACCTTTTTGATGCAAAAACGCTGCGCGCCCTGCGGTTTGAACGCTTGCCTTATTCGATTCGGCCCATGACACTGACACGCACGGACGCAGTTTCCTCCTCACCGCTCTATCTCGGCCTCAACCTGCAAGCCTCTGCCCTGCAAGCCGGGTTGGGAGACGGCTTTCAAATTTCATTGAGCGATCTCGGGATTCCGCTGGACAACGTCGACAGCGCGCAAGAAGTCTTGCAGGCGCTGCGGCAGATTTTGGAAAGTGCGCGCATGATCGCAGCCGATCTCACCAGCCCCCTGGTCGCGGCCGGCCTGGCGGTGCCGGCGCATGTCCATCCCGCGCACGGCAGCTTGACGCTCTCGACCGAGCGCAATGCCATGTGGGAAGGCTTGCAGGTGGCGGGCTGGCTGCAGCAGGAACTCGGTCTGCCCGTGGCGGTGGAATCCGAAATCATTGCCGCGGCCATGGCCGAGCTGAAAGTCGGCGCGGCCCGCGGTGCAAGCGAAGTGTTGGTCGTGAAGATCGACGCCACCATCCAGGCGGCTTACTGGCATCACGGCAACTTTGTGCGCGGCGCGCAGGGATTCTTCGGCAACCTCGGCCACCTTGCCACCGGCAACAGCGATTTGCCCTGCTCCTGCGGCCATCTCGGCTGCCTGGAGGCGAGCGCCTCGACAGATGCGATTTTGGATCGCTTCTTCGCCGCCGCGGAAGCCGCGGAGATCGAGCTGGAGGAGGGCGACATGCCGGAGACGGCAGAGGCGGTGTTTGCGCTCAGCCAGAAGCAGCATGCCATCGCGGCCGCGGTGCTCGATGACGTTGCCTTTGATCTCGGCGCCGGCCTCGCCAGCGCGGTGAATCTGCTCAATCCGCAGAAAGTCGTCATCACCGGCGCGCCGATTTATCTGCGCCCTGAATTCTTCCAGCAGGTTGTGCGTGATGCCGGCCAGCGCATGTTGCCGGGCTGCGCCGCCGGCGTGCAAATCGTGCCGGCGATGATCCGGGAAAATCCCGAATGCCTCGGCGCCATGATCCTGGCCAAAGAAAGATTCGGTTGATCGCTACCTAACTCGAGGAGTGTCGCTATGGACCTGACCGGCAAAGTCGCAATTGTCACCGGCGCCAGCCGCGGTATCGGCCGCGCGATCGCGCTGGGGCTGGCGCGCGCAGGCGCGCATTTGGTACTGGCTGCGCGCCAGGAGCCTTTGTTGCAGCAAGTCGCCGAACAAGCGCGCCAGCATGGCGTCGAAGCCGCAATCGTGCGCGCTGATCTGCGCGAGGAGAAGGAGATCACCAAGGTGATCGGCACCGCCCTCGAACGCTTTGGCCGCCTCGAGATTCTGGTCAACAACGCCGGCTTGGGCTATTTGAAACCGGTCGCAGATCTGACCACTGCCGAATGGGACGAAATGTTCGCCGTCAATCTGCGCGCGGTTTTTCTCGCCACGCGCGCGGCCCTGCCGCATTTGCGCCGGGCCGGCGAGAGCTTTGTCGTGAATGTGGCCTCGCTCGCCGGCAAGAACACCTTCGTCAACGGCGGCGGCTACACCGCCACCAAGTGGGGCTTGCGCGCCTTTAGCCAGTGCCTGATGCTGGAAGAGCGCAAGCACGGGCTGCGCGTGCTCACCATTTGTCCCGGTTCGGTGGACACGGAATTCGGCTCCGGTCGCGCCACCCCGCGCCCGCCGCAGCGCGACATCATCCTTCCGGAGGATATTGTCGAGGCCATTCTGTGTGCGCTCAAACTGCCACAGCGCTCCATGATCAGCGAGATCGATCTGCGGCCTTCGAATCCCTGAGAGCACGCCAGCGCCGCCATTTTCAAAAGGACTTTGGAAGATCATTTCAAACGGACGCACAGCCATGAAGCACGGATTGTTCCTTCTCATTCTTGCCCTGCCTCAGCTTTTTCCCGACGCCGGTTTTGCGCAGCGCGCTCAGCGGTTGTTCGCCGCGGTGGCGAAAAACATGAACAGCGCGGAAGACGTCGCCACGGAGAGTATGGGTCTGCTGCTGACGCCGCTCAATCACCCGCAATGGCAAATGCTCACATGGCCGGGCCTGCCCGGCCGCTGCCTCAGCCCATCCAATGCCGGTGGCTCACCCAAACTGATCGTCGGCGGACCAGCCGGCCTCTTGCGGCCTTTCACCAACCCCACCGGCTGGCGCTTGCTCACCGATTGGCAATTGACTGAAGTGCTCGACGTCGAAGTCGATCCGCTGGCGCCGCGCACGATCTATGCCGCCACTGCCAACGGCATCTTTGTGTCGACGGACAATGGCCAGGAGTGGCAGTCCCGCAGCCAGGGCTTGGCGAGCACGTTCGTCAGCCAGCTCTTGGTCGATCCGCAGCAAGCCGGCCGTTTGTTTGCCGCAACCGAAGCCGGTTTGTATGAATCACTCAACGGCGGCCAGGACTGGCGGCTGCTCGCACTCGAAGGCATCGCCGTGCGCGCGCTGTTGCGCGAGAAGGAATCGTGGCCCGGCATCTTCTGGGTCGGCACGGAATACCACGGCCTCTATGAGAGTTTCGACGGCGCCAAAACCTTTGCCAAAGTCGACATGGATGACGACAGCAGTTCGGTCTATGCGCTCGCCGGCGGCGGCGCCAACGAACCCATTTACGCCGGGTTGTTTGCCCAAGGCCTCTATCGCGCCTCTTCGCCGGGAGAATTGTGGGAACCGGTTGCCGGCAGCCAAAGGCTGGGCACGGTGTTTTGCATTTTGCCGCTACCGGAACAACAGCTCGTTTTTGTCGGCACCTATGACCAGGGCGTGTTTCGCAGCACCGACGGCGGCCAAACCTGGCAAAGCTTCGGTCTGGAAGGTGTGCCCGTCCGCGACTTGTTGCTGGGCGACGCAAGCTGGGCCAGGCCTTAGAGCTGCAATCGCCGCTTGCGATTTTGGCCGTGTTCGCGGCCACCATTTTGGCTGTGATGTTGTTCTCATCCGCGTCCTGCCGCGGCAGGGTAACGCTTTAGGTGCGTGTGGGAGCGTGGGCATCCTGCCGGCCGACAAGCTGGCAACGTCACGTTATCCGCCGATACTTGAGGCCTCCCGCGGCCGGGCAGAAAAAAGTACCTCACCCATGGAGGAAGGAATTCCCAATGTTGAATTCGAAGGTGGAGTTGAAACAAAGCGGTATTCAAGGCCTGGGTATTTTCGCCAGGGAGTTTATCGAAGCAGGCGAGATGGTGTGGTGGGAAACCGCCGAAGAACAAGCCCGGCGCTTCATTGTGAGCCGCCGGGAAATCGAAACCTGGCCGGAAGAAAAGCAACGCAATTTTCTCAAATACGCCTATCAAATCGATGCCGGTGTCTACTACGGCCCGCGCGATACGGTGCCGCAGGACCCGGCCGACTTCACCAACCACAGTTGTGACCCCAACACCTGGTTCGTCGATGACAACGCCATGACCGCGCGTCGCGACATCACGCCCGGTGAAGAAATCACTTATGACTATGCCACCAGCGAAATCGACGACAGCTTCATGTTGGTGTGCGGCTGCGGTGCTGCCAATTGCCGCGGCATCATTCGCGGCAGCGACCATCTGCTGCCGGAATTGCAGGAGTTGTACGGCAATCACATGATGCGCCACACGCTGCGCAGCATCGCGGCCCACCGCGCGGCTGCGCAAAAGGCGAGAGTGAGCGCGGTGAAATAGCCGGCTTCCGCATCATCATGACGCCTGTCGCAAGGAACCTTGCGGCAGGCGTTTTCATTTTCAGCCCAGTGCGCGGGGGAACGCGCCGGTCAGGAGTGATCGCATGGCAGCGGTCATGGCCGCGTCATAGTTCTTGGCATCCTGAACGTGCAAAATAGACCGGTCAGTGGTCGCGACAGCAAAGGACCAGCTTGTGATGGAATTTGCGTCGCATTGCACTTCTATCGGATCAAACGTAAAGACTTGCTTCCCGCCGCTGTGATCGCGCGGGATGATCTCACCCTCGGGCGTAATGGATTGACCGGCAGCATGGAAAAACCCGGCGGTACACCACATGTTGCGGCGCAGCCGCGCCTGCGCGTTCAGCAACTCCTCATCGCTGGCGCGCAGCAGATAAGCCAGCCAGTTCGTCTGCTCAATCTTGCCGAGCGCGCAGGCAAAGTAACGTTGCGCTTTGTCACTCAAATGCGGGAGAATATCCGCCTGCAGGAAATCATACCAGGAACCGAATGCGCTCACCTGAACTTGATTGTTGATCTCCTCGAAGCAGGGCAGCCAATAAACCGGACA harbors:
- a CDS encoding hydantoinase/oxoprolinase family protein — encoded protein: MRRIRIGIDVGGTFTNAVALDTSSFSIIAHTKTHTTHHAESGVAYGILTALRKLLRKGEIDPGEIILVAHSTTQATNALLEGDVVKVGIIGMGTGLKARRVRRETNIKDLELAPGKTLPTCHRFLDTRQNFSDEVIRQALRDLQAEGAKAIVAAEAFSVENPRYEQQVLDCARAMGLPATATQQVSQLYGLRMRTRTAVLNASILPVMLATTDVMERSLREAGIQAPLMIMRSDGGVMDVKGMRERPVLTLLSGPAAGIAGALMYASLFEGIFLEVGGTSTDLSLIHRGQVAVRTARIGPHQLYVKALDTRTVGVAGGSMIRLQHGQIHDVGPRSAHIAKMPYEAFSLITDLHDAEPTLGAPSSGDPGDYVFLQHQEKKFALTLTGAANFLGYVPDHDYARGGQKNVGMSYAKLGRLLDQAPDKVAEAVMQAGCRKIAEAVRSLMSSNELPRESLRLLGAGGGAATVVPYVAKLLNLPFTVVLNSAIFSAIGVALAMIRETIERSLVDPTEEDLLSLRQEAERVVLAMGASMESVEVKIEVDTRHNLVRAIATGATDARLLERIRRPVPANQRVSVAAGALDTEIEDIQTLAHTGFFTAYSAVKTIPRFFGLFKSKRQPVVIVDQHGVVRLTFERAELMEMTAGEGRQRLRDFLERCTHYGDSGAWLPGIHLAIGPRLVDFSGLVSVSQIVSLGGHELQQSTADSPVLLVADMLN
- a CDS encoding ROK family protein, with the translated sequence MTLTRTDAVSSSPLYLGLNLQASALQAGLGDGFQISLSDLGIPLDNVDSAQEVLQALRQILESARMIAADLTSPLVAAGLAVPAHVHPAHGSLTLSTERNAMWEGLQVAGWLQQELGLPVAVESEIIAAAMAELKVGAARGASEVLVVKIDATIQAAYWHHGNFVRGAQGFFGNLGHLATGNSDLPCSCGHLGCLEASASTDAILDRFFAAAEAAEIELEEGDMPETAEAVFALSQKQHAIAAAVLDDVAFDLGAGLASAVNLLNPQKVVITGAPIYLRPEFFQQVVRDAGQRMLPGCAAGVQIVPAMIRENPECLGAMILAKERFG
- a CDS encoding SDR family NAD(P)-dependent oxidoreductase translates to MDLTGKVAIVTGASRGIGRAIALGLARAGAHLVLAARQEPLLQQVAEQARQHGVEAAIVRADLREEKEITKVIGTALERFGRLEILVNNAGLGYLKPVADLTTAEWDEMFAVNLRAVFLATRAALPHLRRAGESFVVNVASLAGKNTFVNGGGYTATKWGLRAFSQCLMLEERKHGLRVLTICPGSVDTEFGSGRATPRPPQRDIILPEDIVEAILCALKLPQRSMISEIDLRPSNP
- a CDS encoding SET domain-containing protein-lysine N-methyltransferase is translated as MLNSKVELKQSGIQGLGIFAREFIEAGEMVWWETAEEQARRFIVSRREIETWPEEKQRNFLKYAYQIDAGVYYGPRDTVPQDPADFTNHSCDPNTWFVDDNAMTARRDITPGEEITYDYATSEIDDSFMLVCGCGAANCRGIIRGSDHLLPELQELYGNHMMRHTLRSIAAHRAAAQKARVSAVK